One window of the Parasphingopyxis algicola genome contains the following:
- a CDS encoding AMP-dependent synthetase/ligase — protein sequence MRQLEHFPNLLTMFFTRVREKGDAPFLWKHGDSGWESISWRETAEQVCALADALERLGLKRGDRVMLVSENRPEWCIADLGIMAAGCITVPTYTTNTERDHTHILEDSRSKAVIVSTQKLAKSITSAALNATHCKSIIGIEPMRVGQGGDVRYYDWSSLLSAETPDVDARAAACDFAREDTACIIYTSGTGGAPRGVMQHHGAILHNCEGCVAVISEDFGWKQEVFLSFLPLSHAYEHSGGQFFPIGLGAEIYYSRGLDKLAADILETRPTIMVVVPRLFEVLRQRLLKTIEKQGKFPNYMLQKALDIGEKDYGGSVPIKDKPMDVLLDVILRPKIRKRFGGRLKAMVSGGAPLNPEIGIFFHSLGLTLLQGYGQTEAAPVISCNRPKTGLKMDTVGPPLQNTEVRIAEDGEILVRGELVMHGYWRNAEETDRVLKDGWLHTGDIGHIDDAGRIAITDRKKDLIVNDKGDNVAPQRVEGMLTLEPEILQAMVVGDKRPHLVGLIVPDPEWVREWAAENGVPNDEVALRENPEFHRAVSAAVDRVNKGLSTVEKVRRVVFADEPFSVENDQMTPSMKIRRHVLRAVYGERLDALYKR from the coding sequence ATGCGCCAGCTCGAACATTTCCCCAACCTCCTGACGATGTTCTTCACCCGGGTGCGGGAGAAGGGCGACGCGCCTTTTCTCTGGAAACATGGCGATTCAGGCTGGGAGTCGATCAGTTGGCGCGAAACGGCCGAACAGGTCTGCGCGCTCGCCGATGCGCTCGAGCGGCTCGGTCTCAAGCGCGGCGACCGCGTGATGCTGGTCTCCGAAAACCGGCCCGAATGGTGCATCGCCGATCTCGGCATCATGGCTGCTGGCTGCATCACCGTGCCCACCTACACCACGAACACCGAGCGCGATCATACGCATATCCTGGAGGACAGCCGGTCCAAGGCGGTCATCGTTTCCACCCAGAAGCTTGCCAAATCGATCACCAGCGCGGCGCTCAACGCCACCCATTGCAAATCGATCATCGGCATCGAACCGATGCGCGTCGGCCAGGGCGGCGATGTGCGGTATTACGACTGGTCGTCGCTGCTTAGCGCCGAAACTCCGGATGTCGATGCGCGGGCGGCGGCCTGCGATTTCGCGCGCGAGGATACCGCCTGCATCATCTATACCAGCGGAACCGGCGGCGCGCCGCGCGGCGTGATGCAGCATCATGGCGCGATCCTCCACAATTGCGAGGGCTGCGTCGCGGTGATTTCGGAGGATTTCGGATGGAAGCAAGAAGTATTCCTGTCCTTCCTCCCGCTCAGCCATGCTTACGAGCATAGCGGCGGACAATTCTTCCCGATCGGCCTCGGCGCGGAAATCTACTATTCGCGGGGCCTCGACAAGCTGGCCGCCGATATTCTCGAGACCCGGCCGACGATCATGGTCGTCGTTCCCCGGCTGTTCGAAGTGCTGCGGCAGCGCCTGCTCAAGACAATCGAGAAACAGGGCAAGTTCCCCAACTACATGCTGCAAAAGGCACTCGATATCGGCGAAAAGGATTATGGAGGATCGGTTCCGATCAAGGACAAGCCGATGGATGTGCTGCTCGACGTCATCCTGCGGCCCAAGATCCGCAAGCGATTCGGCGGCCGACTGAAGGCGATGGTGTCTGGCGGTGCGCCGCTCAATCCCGAAATCGGCATCTTCTTCCATTCGCTCGGGCTGACCTTGCTGCAGGGATATGGCCAGACGGAGGCTGCACCGGTCATCAGCTGCAATCGCCCCAAGACCGGCCTGAAGATGGATACGGTCGGCCCGCCGCTCCAGAACACCGAGGTCAGGATCGCCGAGGACGGCGAAATCCTCGTCCGCGGCGAACTCGTCATGCACGGCTATTGGCGCAACGCGGAAGAAACCGACCGCGTCCTCAAGGACGGCTGGCTTCATACCGGCGATATCGGGCATATCGACGACGCTGGCCGGATCGCGATAACGGACCGCAAGAAGGACCTCATCGTCAACGACAAGGGCGACAATGTCGCGCCCCAGCGGGTCGAAGGTATGCTTACACTCGAACCGGAAATTCTGCAGGCGATGGTCGTCGGCGACAAGCGCCCCCATCTCGTCGGCCTGATCGTCCCCGATCCCGAATGGGTGCGGGAATGGGCGGCGGAGAACGGCGTGCCCAATGACGAGGTCGCCCTGCGCGAAAATCCCGAATTCCACCGGGCGGTTTCGGCGGCGGTCGACCGGGTCAACAAGGGGCTGTCCACCGTCGAGAAGGTCCGCCGCGTCGTCTTCGCGGACGAACCCTTCAGCGTCGAGAACGACCAAATGACGCCGTCGATGAAAATCCGCCGCCATGTCCTGCGCGCGGTCTATGGCGAACGGCTCGACGCGCTCTACAAGCGGTAG
- a CDS encoding quinone-dependent dihydroorotate dehydrogenase — protein sequence MAIYPLLRPLVFTLDAERAHALTIAALKAAPIGAPPRSPPALASRVAGLDFPNPVGLAAGFDKNAEVPEKMLGLGFGFAEVGTLTPLPQPGNPKPRIFRLTADRAVINRLGFNNGGQADAAKRLARRDRTHGIVGINIGANKDSADRIADYETGVRAMAPLADYLTINISSPNTPGLRALQDEDALDALLERTVEARGDHGPPIFLKVAPDLDPADIEAIARISTARKMDGLIVGNTTISRPPLQSKLASETGGLSGRPLAPLARQRLADIRAATGSAMPIIAVGGIDSAEEAWARIRAGASLVQLYSALAYEGPGLGRRIVLGLDRLRAREGFETIGDAVGSG from the coding sequence ATGGCGATCTATCCGCTTCTCCGCCCGCTGGTGTTCACGCTCGATGCCGAGCGCGCGCACGCACTGACTATCGCGGCGCTCAAGGCCGCGCCGATCGGCGCGCCGCCGCGATCGCCCCCGGCGCTTGCCAGCCGGGTGGCGGGACTCGATTTTCCCAACCCGGTCGGGCTGGCCGCGGGCTTCGACAAGAATGCCGAAGTGCCGGAAAAGATGCTCGGCCTGGGGTTCGGCTTTGCCGAGGTCGGCACGCTCACGCCCCTGCCGCAGCCAGGCAATCCAAAGCCGCGAATCTTCCGGCTCACCGCGGACCGGGCGGTGATCAACCGCCTCGGCTTCAACAATGGCGGTCAGGCCGACGCGGCGAAGCGGCTTGCCCGCCGCGACCGGACCCACGGCATCGTCGGGATCAATATCGGCGCGAACAAGGACAGCGCGGACCGGATCGCCGATTACGAGACCGGCGTCCGTGCGATGGCCCCGCTGGCCGATTATCTGACGATCAACATTTCCTCACCCAATACGCCCGGGTTGCGTGCGCTGCAGGACGAGGACGCGCTCGATGCCCTGCTGGAACGGACCGTGGAGGCCCGCGGCGATCACGGGCCGCCCATCTTCCTGAAAGTGGCGCCCGACCTCGATCCGGCCGATATCGAGGCCATCGCGCGGATCAGCACGGCGCGCAAAATGGACGGGCTGATCGTCGGCAACACGACGATCAGCCGCCCGCCGCTGCAATCGAAACTGGCATCCGAAACGGGCGGCCTTTCCGGCCGGCCGCTCGCCCCGCTCGCCCGCCAACGCCTCGCCGATATCCGCGCCGCTACGGGCAGCGCTATGCCGATCATCGCGGTGGGCGGCATCGACTCCGCCGAGGAGGCCTGGGCGCGCATCCGCGCCGGGGCTTCGCTCGTCCAGCTCTACTCTGCGCTAGCCTATGAAGGTCCGGGTCTCGGTCGCCGGATCGTCCTCGGTCTCGACCGGCTGCGGGCCCGCGAAGGATTTGAAACGATCGGCGATGCGGTGGGAAGCGGTTGA
- a CDS encoding DUF885 domain-containing protein — translation MPRLLLLSSSILFAGFAVAPAPVASAAAQTAEASAVQTADAALVEFFEAYDEAELAFGPLAKSFRGIRDEDYGEWGDFSDADAVAEQERLIAARDQMRARFADADLSADSRLSYQLFERMAERRSAAFQFRGNDYVFDQMNGAQSGLPAFLINIHRVSNAEEAEAYVSRLQGLGPVMDQLIGEAEAREASGVLPPDWVFPYIISDARNVITGAPFTEGEDAPLFADLQSKVNALDIPDADKADLIARGRAALIVSVGPAYERLIAMFERQQASAPEADGIWRFDNGADYYAERLRYYTTTDLTADEIHQIGLEQVARIHGEMHAIMDQVGFEGTLQEFFVHLRNDDAMFHTTREDYLAEANAVIAAMQERLPEFFGTLPRADVVVQPVEAFREQSAGKAFYNAPTPDGSRPGTYYVNLYNLRDMSRTELEALAYHEAVPGHHLQRALQVEGGDIPPFRRFGGFTAYTEGWGLYSEELGKDMGGYTDPYSDFGRLGMELWRACRLVVDTGIHHMRWSREEAIAYLQGNTPNPEGDIRKAIERYIVYPGQATAYMIGKLKIMELRQRAMDTLGDDFDWRGFHDAVLAPGPVPLDILEVQVDAWIETVRSGD, via the coding sequence ATGCCTCGCCTGTTGCTCTTGTCCTCATCCATCCTGTTTGCCGGTTTCGCGGTTGCGCCGGCACCGGTCGCGTCCGCTGCCGCGCAGACCGCCGAAGCGTCTGCGGTCCAGACTGCGGATGCGGCACTGGTCGAATTTTTCGAAGCCTATGACGAGGCCGAGCTCGCATTCGGGCCGCTCGCCAAATCGTTCCGCGGCATCCGCGACGAGGATTACGGGGAATGGGGCGATTTCAGCGATGCCGATGCGGTGGCCGAGCAGGAGCGGCTGATCGCGGCGCGCGACCAGATGCGCGCGCGGTTTGCCGATGCCGATCTCAGCGCCGATTCGCGGCTCTCCTACCAGCTTTTCGAACGGATGGCGGAGCGGCGCAGCGCGGCGTTCCAGTTCCGCGGCAACGATTATGTGTTCGACCAGATGAACGGCGCGCAGAGCGGCTTGCCCGCCTTTCTGATCAACATTCACCGGGTGTCGAATGCCGAAGAGGCCGAGGCCTATGTGAGCCGGCTTCAGGGTCTTGGCCCGGTGATGGATCAGCTGATCGGGGAAGCGGAAGCACGGGAGGCCAGCGGGGTCCTGCCGCCCGACTGGGTGTTCCCGTACATCATCTCAGACGCGCGCAACGTGATCACGGGCGCGCCCTTCACCGAAGGCGAAGACGCGCCGCTGTTCGCCGATCTGCAGAGCAAGGTGAACGCGCTCGACATCCCCGATGCGGACAAAGCGGATCTGATCGCCCGGGGCCGCGCCGCGCTGATCGTATCGGTCGGCCCGGCTTATGAGCGGCTGATCGCGATGTTCGAGCGGCAACAGGCCAGCGCGCCGGAGGCGGACGGCATCTGGCGGTTCGACAATGGCGCGGACTATTATGCGGAACGGCTGCGCTACTATACGACCACCGACCTGACGGCGGACGAGATTCATCAGATCGGGCTCGAGCAGGTTGCCCGCATCCACGGCGAAATGCACGCAATCATGGACCAGGTCGGGTTCGAGGGGACGCTGCAGGAATTTTTCGTCCACCTGCGCAACGATGACGCGATGTTCCACACGACGCGCGAGGACTATCTGGCCGAGGCCAATGCCGTCATCGCGGCAATGCAGGAACGCCTGCCGGAATTTTTCGGCACGCTGCCCCGGGCCGATGTCGTGGTGCAACCGGTCGAGGCATTCCGCGAACAATCGGCGGGCAAGGCCTTCTACAACGCGCCGACACCTGACGGCTCGCGTCCCGGCACCTATTATGTGAACCTTTATAACTTGCGCGATATGTCGCGGACCGAGCTGGAAGCGCTGGCCTATCATGAGGCGGTGCCCGGTCACCACCTGCAGCGCGCCCTGCAGGTCGAGGGCGGCGATATTCCGCCCTTCCGCCGATTCGGTGGGTTTACCGCCTATACCGAGGGTTGGGGGCTCTACTCGGAAGAGCTCGGCAAGGATATGGGCGGTTATACCGACCCCTATTCGGACTTCGGCCGGCTCGGCATGGAATTATGGCGCGCCTGCCGCCTCGTCGTCGATACGGGCATCCATCACATGCGCTGGTCGCGCGAAGAAGCGATCGCCTATCTGCAGGGGAACACCCCCAATCCGGAAGGGGATATCCGCAAGGCGATCGAACGCTACATCGTCTATCCGGGCCAGGCGACGGCCTATATGATCGGCAAGCTGAAGATCATGGAGCTGCGCCAGCGCGCGATGGATACGCTGGGCGACGATTTCGACTGGCGCGGTTTTCACGATGCGGTGCTGGCGCCCGGCCCCGTCCCGCTCGACATTCTCGAGGTCCAGGTCGATGCCTGGATCGAAACCGTCCGGTCCGGAGATTGA
- a CDS encoding tetratricopeptide repeat protein — protein sequence MSLFVFLAALQAAPPPVDPVLIPPREESAVETESAAMARAQRLLNCMRLADSDPNAAIAEGARWALTDGGIEAELCLGVGYENTADWDAAERAYLRAHDLAEAVEDTRRIGILANAGRVALRKGDAAAAKTRFDTVLADPDLSDDVRGNILLERAQAHVGLNDGNAAQADLIAAQALLPNDNAVWLLSATLARRQGDLDAAGDFIDRALELDQNDAATLLEAGNIAIGLNAYDIAEQAWTRAAAVDPDGVPGQAAARYLERLAALLAEEPGVPVELPDGAEIESPEPADPQN from the coding sequence ATGAGTTTGTTTGTGTTCCTTGCCGCGCTGCAGGCGGCCCCGCCGCCTGTCGACCCGGTCCTGATTCCGCCGCGCGAGGAGAGCGCGGTCGAAACCGAATCCGCGGCCATGGCGCGAGCCCAGCGGTTGCTGAACTGCATGCGCTTGGCAGATTCCGACCCCAACGCCGCGATCGCCGAGGGCGCGCGCTGGGCGTTGACGGATGGCGGCATCGAGGCCGAGCTGTGCCTCGGCGTCGGCTACGAAAACACGGCTGATTGGGACGCTGCCGAGCGCGCCTATCTGCGCGCGCACGATCTCGCCGAGGCCGTGGAAGATACGCGCCGTATCGGCATTCTCGCCAATGCCGGGCGCGTGGCGCTGAGAAAGGGCGACGCGGCGGCGGCGAAGACGCGGTTCGATACGGTGCTCGCCGACCCCGATCTCAGCGACGATGTGCGCGGCAATATCCTGCTCGAACGCGCCCAGGCGCATGTCGGGCTGAACGACGGCAACGCGGCGCAGGCCGATCTCATTGCCGCTCAGGCGCTGCTGCCCAATGACAATGCCGTCTGGCTGCTCTCGGCGACCCTGGCGCGGCGGCAGGGCGATCTGGATGCGGCCGGCGACTTTATCGACCGCGCGCTCGAACTCGACCAGAATGATGCCGCGACCCTGCTCGAGGCAGGCAATATCGCGATCGGGCTGAACGCCTATGATATCGCTGAACAAGCCTGGACGCGCGCCGCTGCGGTGGACCCGGACGGCGTGCCGGGTCAGGCTGCGGCACGCTATCTCGAACGGCTGGCGGCTTTGCTGGCGGAAGAGCCCGGCGTACCGGTCGAGCTGCCGGATGGTGCGGAGATCGAATCTCCGGAGCCTGCAGATCCGCAGAACTAA
- the gloB gene encoding hydroxyacylglutathione hydrolase, with translation MLEIVRIPVLSDNYVWLVHEPESGETMVVDPAVADPVLAEADERGWPITQIWNTHWHPDHTGGNEAIKAATGCTITGPEAEQARIPTLDRTVKEGDTARLGDVVAEVIDVPAHTAGHIAYHLPSEKAAFVGDTLFAMGCGRLFEGTAEQMYANMRKLEALPDETRVYCAHEYTEANGRYAVTAEPDNQALTERMAEVVAMRERGEATVPTTIGLERATNPFMRARSAAELAERRAAKDAF, from the coding sequence ATGCTTGAAATCGTCCGCATCCCCGTCCTGTCCGACAATTATGTCTGGCTCGTCCACGAACCGGAAAGCGGCGAGACGATGGTCGTCGATCCCGCCGTCGCCGATCCGGTACTCGCTGAGGCCGACGAGCGCGGCTGGCCGATCACCCAGATCTGGAACACGCACTGGCACCCTGACCATACGGGCGGCAACGAGGCGATCAAGGCGGCGACCGGCTGCACGATAACCGGCCCGGAGGCCGAGCAGGCGCGCATTCCGACGCTCGACCGGACGGTCAAGGAAGGCGATACCGCAAGGCTGGGCGATGTCGTCGCCGAGGTGATCGACGTCCCGGCCCACACGGCCGGCCATATCGCCTATCACTTGCCGAGCGAAAAGGCCGCATTCGTAGGCGACACGCTGTTCGCCATGGGCTGTGGGCGGCTGTTCGAGGGAACGGCCGAACAGATGTATGCGAATATGCGCAAGCTCGAAGCACTGCCCGACGAAACGCGCGTCTATTGCGCCCACGAATATACCGAGGCCAATGGCCGCTATGCCGTGACCGCCGAGCCGGACAATCAGGCGCTGACCGAGAGGATGGCAGAGGTCGTCGCCATGCGCGAGCGCGGCGAGGCGACTGTACCGACGACGATCGGGCTCGAGCGCGCCACCAATCCCTTCATGCGCGCCCGGTCCGCCGCCGAACTCGCCGAGCGCCGTGCCGCAAAGGATGCGTTCTAG
- a CDS encoding sensor domain-containing diguanylate cyclase: MGLRLLLHILLIISAFVAAGPLSAAEPLVDRLCVLQTATDVDFDAAMARSDRCRDGDFSIAGPRVWAFAPVADLADIGEPLLLSVDPSSFERMLVHVRDAEGHWTGRSYDNRIAAENWRAGMRFTVGLATDGADVTALAVAFDRPRLPSNISNLALTGPLAAETNHVRTSLFYAFFIALLIVPMIYNLAFFSVLREQFMLWHIGMGCGIIGYAIFSGGFVYYLVPDIALPTRWTLNMWSIAVGVTASAMFCRTFLEPGKVSPLILRAIDASAILILVTTATVTLGGPPLRVIGQKIYLLSFAPATTLFAIAIIQALFRDSRAARFQAVAWSALILCAFDRIGRGIGLYEGPAILDFAIYIALAFETVVTALGIADRVMTIRRQRDSARESEAAFEKLASTDYLTGLNNRRALVAAFDDATGSFGARGFALVDLDHFKRVNDRHGHDVGDRVLQSIAQVMREWSNVTAGRIGGEEFVALIHSADPRETAKRLCAAISDHVRDAVPELQDPLTASIGLVPILPGQSFTEAYRAADKCLYRAKEAGRNQVVADWNAPVVGEPERAVA; encoded by the coding sequence GTGGGATTGCGGTTACTGCTCCATATCCTGTTGATTATAAGCGCATTTGTCGCAGCGGGTCCGCTGTCCGCAGCCGAGCCGCTCGTCGACCGGTTGTGCGTCCTGCAGACCGCGACCGATGTCGATTTCGATGCTGCCATGGCCCGTTCCGATCGATGCCGCGACGGCGATTTTTCGATAGCCGGCCCCCGCGTCTGGGCGTTCGCCCCGGTCGCCGATCTGGCGGACATCGGGGAGCCGTTGCTGCTGAGTGTCGATCCGTCGAGCTTCGAACGGATGCTCGTGCATGTGCGCGATGCCGAAGGCCACTGGACCGGCCGAAGCTATGACAATCGGATCGCCGCCGAAAACTGGCGCGCGGGGATGCGGTTTACAGTCGGCCTTGCAACCGACGGCGCGGACGTCACGGCCCTCGCCGTCGCATTCGATCGGCCTCGGCTTCCATCGAACATATCCAATCTCGCATTGACCGGTCCCCTGGCGGCGGAGACCAATCATGTCCGCACGAGCCTGTTCTACGCCTTCTTCATCGCCCTGCTGATCGTGCCGATGATCTACAATCTCGCCTTCTTCTCCGTGCTGCGCGAGCAATTCATGCTCTGGCATATCGGCATGGGGTGCGGGATCATCGGCTATGCGATCTTCTCCGGCGGGTTCGTCTACTATCTCGTGCCCGATATCGCGCTGCCGACACGCTGGACGCTCAATATGTGGAGCATCGCGGTCGGGGTGACCGCGTCCGCCATGTTCTGCCGTACCTTTCTCGAGCCGGGCAAGGTATCGCCGCTGATCCTGCGCGCGATCGACGCGTCGGCGATCCTGATCCTCGTCACGACGGCAACCGTCACATTGGGCGGACCGCCGCTGCGCGTCATCGGCCAGAAAATCTATCTGCTCTCCTTCGCGCCCGCGACAACGCTTTTCGCGATCGCGATCATCCAGGCGCTGTTCCGCGACAGCCGGGCGGCGCGGTTCCAGGCGGTTGCCTGGAGCGCGCTCATTCTGTGCGCCTTCGATCGTATCGGGCGCGGTATCGGGCTTTACGAGGGGCCTGCCATACTCGATTTCGCAATCTATATCGCGCTGGCATTCGAAACGGTCGTGACCGCGCTCGGCATCGCCGATCGCGTGATGACCATCCGGCGTCAACGCGACAGCGCGCGCGAGAGCGAAGCGGCATTCGAGAAGCTGGCGAGCACGGACTATCTGACCGGTCTCAACAACCGGCGCGCGCTCGTCGCCGCCTTCGACGACGCGACGGGCTCATTCGGCGCCCGCGGTTTTGCGCTGGTCGATCTCGATCATTTCAAACGCGTCAACGACCGGCACGGACACGATGTCGGCGACCGGGTCTTGCAATCGATCGCGCAAGTCATGCGGGAATGGAGCAACGTCACCGCGGGCCGCATCGGGGGCGAGGAATTCGTCGCGCTGATCCACAGCGCCGATCCGAGGGAAACGGCCAAGCGTCTGTGCGCGGCGATCAGCGACCATGTGCGGGATGCGGTCCCCGAGCTCCAGGACCCGCTGACCGCCAGCATCGGGCTCGTGCCCATTCTCCCGGGCCAGAGTTTCACGGAAGCCTATCGGGCTGCGGACAAATGCCTCTACCGTGCGAAGGAGGCGGGCCGCAATCAGGTCGTTGCGGACTGGAACGCGCCTGTTGTCGGCGAACCGGAGCGCGCCGTCGCCTAG
- a CDS encoding SIMPL domain-containing protein gives MPDSRTILIASGMLGVSMIAGGYLLGDGLLRARMADRSVTVRGLAEREVTADLATWTISYSARSSNLAEAQGDIDRDTEAIRAFFGELGFEAEALQPSGVNVSQYSNNRGQQTYTIRQRLQLRTTDIERAQDAVARQFDLVRRGVVLEEGSGMSYTFTRLNEIKPEMVAEATRDARASANQFAEDSGTDVGGIRSATQGYFSIQSRDGDAGGYGVADTPYKQVRVVTTIDFYLD, from the coding sequence ATGCCGGACTCGCGAACGATCCTGATCGCGAGCGGAATGCTCGGCGTCAGCATGATCGCGGGCGGCTATCTGCTCGGTGACGGCCTGTTGCGGGCTCGCATGGCGGACCGGTCGGTAACCGTGCGCGGACTCGCCGAGCGCGAGGTGACGGCGGACTTGGCGACCTGGACGATTTCCTATTCGGCGCGCTCGTCGAACCTCGCCGAGGCGCAGGGCGATATCGACCGCGACACCGAGGCGATCCGCGCCTTTTTCGGGGAACTCGGCTTCGAAGCCGAAGCGCTGCAACCCTCGGGCGTCAACGTATCGCAATACAGCAACAATAGGGGGCAGCAGACCTATACGATCCGCCAGCGGCTGCAGCTCCGGACAACCGACATCGAACGGGCGCAGGACGCCGTCGCCCGCCAGTTCGATCTCGTCCGCCGCGGCGTCGTGCTCGAGGAAGGATCGGGCATGAGCTACACCTTCACCCGGCTGAACGAGATCAAGCCCGAGATGGTGGCCGAGGCGACGCGGGACGCGCGGGCATCGGCCAACCAGTTCGCCGAAGACAGCGGCACCGATGTCGGCGGCATCCGCAGCGCGACGCAGGGCTATTTCTCGATCCAGTCGCGCGACGGAGACGCTGGCGGCTATGGCGTCGCCGACACGCCCTACAAACAGGTACGCGTCGTCACGACGATCGATTTCTATCTGGATTAG
- a CDS encoding VOC family protein: MKYLHTMIRVSDIDETRAFFDLLGLRELKRYDSEQGRFTLVFLAAPGDEDAQVELTYNWPPEDGEAEQYDGGRNFGHLAYAVDDIYESCQRLMDGGVTINRPPRDGRMAFVRSPDDISIELLQKGEAKAPAEPWASMENVGEW; encoded by the coding sequence ATGAAATATCTTCACACGATGATCCGCGTTTCCGATATCGACGAAACCCGCGCCTTTTTCGATCTGCTCGGTCTCCGGGAGCTCAAGCGCTACGACAGCGAGCAGGGCCGTTTCACGCTCGTCTTTCTCGCCGCGCCCGGCGACGAGGACGCGCAAGTAGAACTCACCTATAACTGGCCGCCCGAAGATGGCGAGGCGGAGCAATATGATGGCGGGCGGAATTTCGGCCATCTCGCCTATGCGGTCGACGATATCTATGAAAGCTGCCAGCGGCTGATGGACGGCGGTGTCACGATCAACCGCCCGCCGCGCGACGGGCGGATGGCTTTTGTCCGCTCGCCCGACGATATCTCGATCGAATTGCTGCAGAAGGGTGAGGCGAAAGCGCCGGCCGAGCCTTGGGCGTCGATGGAGAATGTCGGCGAATGGTAA
- a CDS encoding gamma-glutamyltransferase family protein, with protein MMLHRFLAALGLLMLASCASSQTQIVEPQSPAAESAAAQPFVIAANPLAASAGMDVLERGGTAIDAAIATQAMLSLVEPQSSGMGGGAFLHYFDGETGALTVYDGRETAPAQASRSMFLDADGTPLSYRDAVVSGRATGVPGAVAALALAHDEHGALDWSGLFGSAVDTAENGFIVSPRLGRFLTFNFPQLSVPDADAYFSRPDGTRLRPGDRLRNPDYAGFLRRLAAEGPDALYRGSTAAAIVARTRAGPLGGQMTMTDLAAYRPVKREPVCRPYRVYRICAPPPPSSGAALLQLFGLLERTDIAERGPEDSQAWFLFAEASRLMYADRDAYYGDVDVPVDGLLTPDYLDRRAALIGDTAMAPPAAGRPEGVPAPAADRTLEPAGTSHFVIRDAEGNVVSMTTTVESIFGSGRMVDGFFLNNQLTDFSFDPVGPDGAPAANAVAPGKRPRSSMSPLILLDADGDFAGAIGSAGGNSILAYVGKSLVAAIDWGLPMQDALALPNLVARGSRIGGEVDRFDPDVIAGLAARGLEVTPGRGEDSGVHGVLIREGRVDGGFDPRREGVVLIGSR; from the coding sequence ATGATGCTTCACCGATTTCTCGCCGCGCTCGGCCTGCTCATGCTCGCTTCGTGCGCATCCTCGCAAACCCAAATAGTCGAGCCGCAATCGCCGGCCGCCGAAAGCGCCGCCGCGCAGCCTTTCGTCATTGCCGCCAACCCGCTCGCGGCGAGCGCCGGGATGGACGTGCTCGAACGCGGGGGCACCGCGATCGATGCCGCGATCGCGACCCAGGCGATGCTGTCTCTCGTCGAACCCCAATCCTCCGGAATGGGGGGCGGGGCCTTTCTCCATTATTTCGACGGCGAGACCGGCGCGCTGACCGTTTACGATGGCCGCGAAACTGCGCCCGCCCAGGCGAGCCGTTCGATGTTTCTCGACGCCGACGGCACACCGCTCTCCTATCGCGATGCCGTTGTCAGCGGACGCGCGACGGGTGTTCCCGGCGCGGTCGCCGCGCTGGCGCTGGCGCATGACGAGCATGGCGCGCTCGACTGGAGCGGCCTGTTCGGCAGCGCCGTCGATACAGCCGAGAACGGGTTCATCGTCAGCCCGCGGCTCGGCCGTTTTCTGACATTCAATTTCCCGCAGCTTTCGGTGCCGGATGCTGACGCCTATTTTTCTCGCCCCGATGGCACCCGGCTGCGGCCGGGCGATCGCCTGCGCAATCCCGACTATGCCGGTTTCCTGAGACGGCTGGCCGCCGAAGGACCGGACGCCCTGTATCGCGGCAGCACCGCCGCCGCGATCGTCGCGCGGACCCGGGCGGGCCCGCTGGGCGGGCAGATGACGATGACCGATCTTGCGGCCTACCGGCCGGTGAAGCGCGAGCCGGTCTGCCGGCCATATCGGGTATACCGGATCTGCGCGCCGCCGCCGCCGTCCAGCGGCGCGGCGCTGCTGCAACTGTTCGGCCTGCTCGAGCGCACTGATATCGCCGAGCGCGGGCCGGAGGATTCCCAAGCCTGGTTCCTCTTCGCCGAAGCGAGCCGGCTGATGTATGCCGATCGGGACGCCTATTATGGCGATGTCGATGTGCCGGTCGACGGGCTGCTGACGCCCGATTATCTCGATCGCCGCGCCGCGCTCATCGGCGACACCGCGATGGCCCCTCCGGCAGCGGGCCGGCCCGAAGGCGTCCCGGCGCCTGCCGCGGATCGCACTCTGGAACCCGCCGGCACGTCGCATTTCGTAATCCGCGATGCCGAGGGCAATGTCGTCTCGATGACGACGACGGTCGAGTCGATCTTCGGCAGCGGGCGGATGGTCGACGGCTTCTTCCTCAACAACCAGCTCACCGACTTCTCCTTCGATCCGGTCGGGCCGGACGGGGCGCCGGCGGCGAATGCCGTCGCGCCCGGCAAGCGGCCGCGCTCGTCCATGTCGCCGCTGATCCTGCTCGATGCCGATGGCGACTTTGCCGGCGCGATCGGATCGGCCGGCGGCAATTCGATCCTCGCCTATGTCGGCAAATCGCTCGTCGCGGCGATCGATTGGGGCCTGCCGATGCAGGATGCCCTCGCACTCCCCAATCTCGTGGCCCGCGGCTCGCGGATCGGCGGCGAGGTGGATCGGTTCGATCCCGATGTCATCGCGGGCCTCGCCGCGCGGGGTCTCGAGGTTACGCCGGGACGGGGCGAGGACTCAGGCGTTCATGGCGTGTTGATCCGCGAAGGCCGGGTCGATGGCGGTTTCGATCCGCGCCGCGAAGGCGTCGTGCTGATCGGCTCGCGCTGA